The following proteins are co-located in the Silene latifolia isolate original U9 population chromosome 1, ASM4854445v1, whole genome shotgun sequence genome:
- the LOC141651542 gene encoding protein DMR6-LIKE OXYGENASE 1-like, with translation MIVTFFREVVEEYVRGVKGLQLRLLEHISEGLGLEREYLGGELSEGVALAVNHYPPSPNPDLTVGQPEHTDPTVITIAHGGNVSAFQIIKDGQWFTVETPPQGFLVFMGSQIEVISNGKLKALQHRAASTRETRYTAIFFINPSPECIVEPAKAILEAENSSSLYKSYKYEDFYKAHVGPKPKGKGYFYDDVVEELANKS, from the exons ATGATTGTCACTTTTTTCAGGGAGGTGGTTGAAGAGTATGTTAGAGGTGTGAAAGGCCTACAGTTAAGGCTCCTTGAGCATATATCAGAAGGATTAGGGCTCGAACGAGAATACCTCGGAGGTGAACTAAGTGAAGGTGTTGCTCTTGCGGTAAACCACTATCCACCTTCCCCTAACCCGGATTTGACTGTAGGACAACCGGAACATACAGATCCGACCGTTATAACCATAGCTCACGGAGGAAATGTCTCAGCATTTCAAATCATCAAGGATGGTCAATGGTTTACGGTTGAAACTCCCCCCCAAGGTTTCTTGGTGTTCATGGGTAGTCAAATCGAG GTGATTAGTAATGGAAAGCTAAAAGCATTGCAACATAGAGCAGCAAGTACAAGGGAAACTCGATATACTGCCATTTTCTTCATAAATCCTTCACCAGAGTGTATTGTGGAGCCTGCAAAGGCAATTCTCGAAGCAGAAAATAGTTCCTCACTTTACAAGAGCTATAAATACGAGGACTTTTATAAGGCACATGTTGGTCCTAAACCCAAAGGAAAGGGATATTTCTATGATGATGTTGTTGAAGAACTTGCCAACAAATCTTAA
- the LOC141641465 gene encoding transcription initiation factor TFIID subunit 13-like, with protein MSGIAASTSSKHKIESLKPSDPPSSKRKRGVFQKDLLHMMYGYGDDRNPLPETVALVEDIVVEYVTDLVHKAQDIATKRGKLLTEDFLFLIRKDMPKLNRCTELLAMNEELKEARKAFEVDEEKLVNLD; from the exons atgaGCGGAATTGCTGCATCAACTTCTTCAAAACACAAGATTGAATCTTTAAAACCCTCTGATCCTCCTTCTTCCAAGCGCAAACGTGGTGTTTTCCAAAAAGATC TGCTGCATATGATGTATGGTTATGGAGACGATCGCAAC CCACTTCCAGAGACCGTGGCTCTTGTGGAAGACATTGTCGTTGAGTATGTGACTGATTTG GTTCATAAGGCTCAAGACATTGCTACAAAGAGGGGGAAGCTTTTGACAGAAGACTTTCTGTTTCTCATTCGTAAA GATATGCCAAAATTGAATCGCTGCACAGAACTTCTTGCTATGAATGAGGAGCTCAAAGAAGCAAGAAAGGCTTTTGAGGTGGACGAGGAAAAGCTCGTAAATTTAGACTGA